The nucleotide window ACCACGTCTTCGGGCAGGCCTCAATCAAGCGGATAATCGGAGGACCCCTCTGGTGAAGGTCAAACTTGTCGCAATCGTGATAATGCTTGTAATCGCCGGGATATGGGCGGGCTTCCACTTCTCCCAGAGCGAGGAGAAAAGAGTGAGAAAACAGTTCGCCCTCCTCGCCGGGTGGGTCTCAAAGGACCCCGGCGAAAAGCCTCTAACAACGGCCAGGAAGATCCGGGGCGCACGGGCCCTGTTTGCCGAAAAGTGCGAGGTCAAGGCTCCCATCGATTCGCTCTCAGGGACCTACACCCTCCAGGAGATATCGAGCTATGCCGCCCGGGCCCGCCAGCAGTTCTCGAGACTCTCGCTCCGCTTCTACGACCTTTCGATCGAGTTCACGGACAGGGAAAGGGCCACGGCTTTTGTGACGGCAAACCTCACGGGAAGGTCCACAGGGGGAGAAGGTCTCGACGAAACCCGGGAGCTCCAATGCATGCTTGCGAAAATCGGGGACAAATGGCTCTTCACCAGCCTGCAGGTCGTGGAAGTCCTCAAGAAATAGGAGGAATCACGGCCTTGCCAAAAGGCCTCGTCCTCTCAAACAACGTCTGCGCATCAGGAGGAAAACCTCATGACAGGGGCAATAATGGGTATACTCGGAGTCCTGCTCGGCATGATGGGTGTCACCCTCGGAGTGGCGATCACGCTGGGCAAGACCCTTCAGGGGATCGCCACCAAAGTCGACGAAATCCACCGCAGTCTCGGCAAACAAGATTCATGACGATCCGCCGCGCCAGAGTGCTGTTCCGCTGGCGTGCCGTAGGGCGGGTGAACCTGGTCTAACCTGGCCAAGGCCGGCCAAGGCTTGGGGCCGGGTCGTCTCTCGGTGCAGAATCTACTCGATGGATTCTTGGGAATCGCGCCTCCAGCCCCGTGGAAGTATCACGTCCACACGTCGAGGGGGCTTTGGACGCCCAGGAGGTTCTTTCCAGCAACATGGGTATAGATCATGGTGGTCTGCAGGCTGCTGTGGCCCAGGAGTTCCTGGATCGTGCGGATGTCGGTCCCCCTTTCGAGCAGGTGCGTTGCGAAGCTGTGCCGGAGGGTATGCACGGACACACCCTTCGTGATTCCCGCCTTGAGGGCGGCCTGCCGGATCTGTTTCTGCAGTGTGCTTGGGTGGAGGTGATGCCTCCTGATTCTCCTGCTTCGCGGGTCCACGGAAAGCGAGCTTGAGGGAAACACCCAGTACCACTCCCACTGCTTTCCGGCATTGGGATACTTCCGCTCCAGGGCATCTGGAAGCCATACTCCGTCGATCCCATCGGCCCGGTCCTTCTGATAGAGCCGGTATACACCCTCCAGATGGGACTGGAGCTCGTCCTTTACGGCCTCAGGGAGTATGGTCTGGCGGTCCTTGTTCTGCTTGCCTCTGCGGATCGTCACCGCACTCCTCTCAAAATCGATGTCCTTCACCCGGAGCCCCATGCACTCGGCCACGCGCAGGCCCGATCCATAGATCAGCTTGGCCATCAGGAGGTTCACCCCGCCCAGGTGGTCAAAGAGCCGAAGCACCTCCTGGCGGGTGAGCACAACCGGAAGCCTTCGCCGGGGCAGGGCTCGAACCGCGTCGCGGATCTCTCCCAGCTCCTGATCCAGTACGTGGCGGAAGAGAAACACGAGGGCGTTGAAAGCCTGGCTCTGCGTGGAGGAGGAAATCCTCCTCTCAACAGCCAGATAGCTCATGAAATCCCGCACGTCGTCTGCCTTCAGGGACTCGGGAAGACGATCGCCGCACCACCTCCTGAAGGTCCAAAACCAGTGGAGGTAGGATTTCTCTGTCTTTATAGAACGCTGCTTCAATCGAAGTACCCGGACGAGCCTCGATCCCACCTCCTCCCACCTGGCATCGGAGTCCGCACCCGAACCGTCACGATCCCGGCCCTCCCGCGAAAGATAGTACAGAAACAGCCTTGTCGCATCCCTTGCCTGCTGGACCTGCCACTCCTCGTGGCTCTTTCCCATCTCCTTCAAAAAAGGGCCGATCTCTTCCCGGAGGGAAACCGGATCATCCCCGTCGCCCAGGAATTGGAGAAACCTCGAGACCCATCCCACATA belongs to Deltaproteobacteria bacterium and includes:
- a CDS encoding integron integrase, whose amino-acid sequence is MKNEAKLGESLKRFDRFLARQSLVPQKRRPYYVGWVSRFLQFLGDGDDPVSLREEIGPFLKEMGKSHEEWQVQQARDATRLFLYYLSREGRDRDGSGADSDARWEEVGSRLVRVLRLKQRSIKTEKSYLHWFWTFRRWCGDRLPESLKADDVRDFMSYLAVERRISSSTQSQAFNALVFLFRHVLDQELGEIRDAVRALPRRRLPVVLTRQEVLRLFDHLGGVNLLMAKLIYGSGLRVAECMGLRVKDIDFERSAVTIRRGKQNKDRQTILPEAVKDELQSHLEGVYRLYQKDRADGIDGVWLPDALERKYPNAGKQWEWYWVFPSSSLSVDPRSRRIRRHHLHPSTLQKQIRQAALKAGITKGVSVHTLRHSFATHLLERGTDIRTIQELLGHSSLQTTMIYTHVAGKNLLGVQSPLDVWT